From the genome of Aerosakkonema funiforme FACHB-1375:
CTTTATCCCAATCTTGTTCGTCGCCGATACCATCAATAATGGGATGAATAAAGCTTTCCGGTCGGTGGTCGCCTCGCGCTTCGTGAACTTCTACCGGTCGCTGCACATTCTCCGGAATTGGTAAGTTCAACGCCTGATAGATAGCAGCTAAATGTTCGCGGAACAGTTGGTCGAAAATGGCATCTTGATTGGAGGAATGTCCTTCGCCAAACCACCAAAACCAGTCGGAACCTTCTGCTGCAAACAAAGCTTCCCAAGCTTCGGGGTTATTTTCTTCAGTTGCTTCTGGATGATTTGCCAGTGTTTGTCGCGCATCTGTGAGGAGTTCCCAAGCGCGATTTTTCGCTGGGTCGCCGATCCAAGTTGTCAGATTACCATCTACCCAAGAACCGGTGTGCAGTTTTTCGGCGGGGATAGTTTCGGTGGGGGGGAATCGATCGATAAATTCCGATACTGTGACCAGCTTCAGTTCTTTGTGCGTGTTTAAAGTCTGATAAAGTGATTCCAGGAATGGTTTGCCGTCTAGTTGGTAATGTTCCCAGCAATTTTCGCCATCTAGGGCAATGGTAACCAGCCAGGGTTTTTGCAAGGCTGTACCGCCACCTTGACAGTATTTCAGAGAACGGGCGATCGCTTCCAAATGGCCCACCAGATCCGTTGCCGCTTTTTTCGGTTCCATCGACCCGTAGGTAAAGCCGATCAAATCTGACAAGCGGTGGTCGCGAAACACAATTGCCAAGTCACCAGCCGGTGTTTGCAAGCGATAGGGACGGTAAAGAAACTCCGGTTCCGTCACATTACCAGACCCATCGCGGTGGAAAAAGTGCTTGATGCTATTGCCCAATATCGCTTCATCGGAAACTAGCCATTTAAATCCCTGCTTGGCAACGTAGGGCAAAATTTTTGGCCCAACCGCTTGTTCCGAAGGCCACAATCCGCGAGGTTCGCATCCGAAGCGTTCTCGATAAAAATCCCAGGCTTTTTGTAAATGCCTGGGAATATCTTCCTCCCACTGGAAGCGACGCTGGGGTAAATTCATGTTGGGTACCGCCACTCGTCCGGCATTTGTATCGGCAAGCAAAGGTAAGATGGGGTGAGTGTAGGGCGTGGTGGTAACTTCTAACTGTCCGGCGGCTTGCATCTGACGGTGTTGGGGAACGATGCGGCGCATGATTTCTTGCTGTTTAGCATAAATCTGTTCGCGATCGCCTAAATTAAAACCTTTCCCCTTTTTCAACCATTGTGCAATTTGCGGGTCATCCC
Proteins encoded in this window:
- a CDS encoding glycoside hydrolase, which encodes MSHPLYIAFIWHQHQPLYKSRSREFLADPTELVPKMGEYHLPWVRLHATKDYLDLVLLLERYPKLHQTVNLVPSLILQLEEYIAGKAIDPYLAVSLLPTEELTEAQKLFIIEHFFDANHHTLIDPNPRYAQLYEQRQEKGRSWCQENWIPQDYSDLLAWHNLAWIDPLFWDDPQIAQWLKKGKGFNLGDREQIYAKQQEIMRRIVPQHRQMQAAGQLEVTTTPYTHPILPLLADTNAGRVAVPNMNLPQRRFQWEEDIPRHLQKAWDFYRERFGCEPRGLWPSEQAVGPKILPYVAKQGFKWLVSDEAILGNSIKHFFHRDGSGNVTEPEFLYRPYRLQTPAGDLAIVFRDHRLSDLIGFTYGSMEPKKAATDLVGHLEAIARSLKYCQGGGTALQKPWLVTIALDGENCWEHYQLDGKPFLESLYQTLNTHKELKLVTVSEFIDRFPPTETIPAEKLHTGSWVDGNLTTWIGDPAKNRAWELLTDARQTLANHPEATEENNPEAWEALFAAEGSDWFWWFGEGHSSNQDAIFDQLFREHLAAIYQALNLPIPENVQRPVEVHEARGDHRPESFIHPIIDGIGDEQDWDKAGRIEIGGARGTMHRSSAIQRIWYGVDHLNFYLRLDFQSGILPGKGCPPELNLLWYYPDRTMSTSPIPLQNLPQEPPLNYLFRHHLGINLLTNSVLFQEAGEHWQWHSRPSRAQVALDRCLELAVPWADLHVEPDYPIRLILVLSEGDRFSSYLPENALIPIEVP